TAGTGTTGTCTACAGCTACACTTTTGCCTTCTTTAAGAGCGCGCTCGCAAGCTGACACGCACTGCTGCCAGGAACCGAGTGTGTCCTGTGGATAACAGGcagacatttatgtgtgtgacCTATAAATCTATATACAAACATTACAACTAAACACTCACCCTGTTCACATAAACATAGCCCTTTGGAATGACGTGTGTTTGGAAAAATGTCGACTTGCCCGCTGCAAAATGGGAAAAGGGGGGTGACAtcattaaaactttattttggaAGGAAGTCAAAGTAACACAGACTTTGAGACTCATGGCATAAACACTTACATCCAGGGAATCCCACTGCAAcaatgacttcctgtttggtagATGTGAGGGAGGCTTCAGGTGGATCGTAAAGACGCATATTAGAGTCTAATTTTCTCTGGAAAATaggatataaaagcacaacatgAATTACTAAGATAGTagacacattaaaaaaaattaataaactgtATCAACATGTGACTTAGTGTATTAGTTTACAGGGTCAAAGGTTGGCATGTTGAATGGAGCAGGTTTCCAGCCCAAGAAAAATTCCTCTGGGGTATGAAACTGAAGACCAATATTGAGGGCAAACTAGAAgcataaacaaaaaatactatttaaacaaatggaaaaacTGTAATTGCACTGACAATGCAGGGATTGACTCCACAGGAACACAGATAaaaatgaaagtatagttcccCCTTGTGGCCAAGTACTGATATTAAAATAGTAAATTGAAGTCAGTCACTTTTAAAACTAGCATTCATTCAAAATTCATGCAATTTGTAATAAAAACCTTAGGGAGTTCATTTGATTACCAGTCTGTCACTGCAGGAAAAGTCTTTCTTCTTTTTTCCCGGGGCCCAGTTTGCAGGACGACCTGCTGCATCTGGGATAATAAGGgacaaacattactgatgtaaACCAGGTACAGGCTTTAATAAACTATCAAACCATTTAAGTGAGGAGTAAATCACAACCACATGAGACAACCATGCAAAGAAAGATTCAATATATCTTACCACCAACATACAAGCTTTGTGACACGTCTATAGTGATCCCACCATTCGCCTGCAAAAACACGACAGCATCTTTATATATGCAGTTTGACTAAATACAAATTCTTGTTGTACAAATTTATAGTCACACAAGAATATATATATTGATTCACCTTCTCACACAAATGTTCCCACATCCCAACCACAGGCTTTCTGTAAATACCCGGAGCTGTGGCAACAAAAACCTGCAGAAAGGACAATGTTTTATAATCTTTAACAAAGAcactttttgaaaaattatCACTACATCACAATAAGCTGCTTTGGATACAATGCAAAAAAGGGCGGGGCCAGCATTAGTCTATGCTGACAATGTACTGTAAACTGGCATTGAAAATGAAACATTATGTTTGAATGACTTAAACCTGGACAGGCAGCTGCAGTGTTTGAAGGATATCCTCGACTTTTGATTTAAACACTTCTGGTTTGAGTTTGCCTCGAGCAATGCCCATCTGATTGGTAAAAAACACCACCTAAAACAGATACATAAGCAACAACAACTAGACAGTTACTGCAAACATCTGATCAATATATATAACCAAATAAAGCCTGACCCTACAGGAAGCAGAGGGGTCTCTTATCCTCAAAAGGTGTATTCTGCAATAATGACCAGttaagtgtattttatttattaactgaatatttgtaaaataaataaacacagataCTAATTTACTGTTATTTCCAGTAGCGGTCAAAACAGTTGACTGAAATATTTCCCATTATCTAAAAATCTTTAAATCTGAAAGTATACATTTGAAAgtttgaaattacttttgtagataAAAATATGGTTGTGCCaagcatattattttttattagattAAGGGCCTGTTCCAATACCTCCCCTTCCCCTACATTTTTGCCCTAACCCTTGTTTTTTGCGCATGCACGTGTAGGGCGTCCCATTTCTTTAGGGAGCAAAACGGACTGCTATTTTCCCCTCAGAATCAACCCTCAAAATGTTGTCAGGACCGATGCAGGCATAAAACGAAGTGGGAGATGAAATTAACAAGGATACCTTGCGAGCTGGTCAAACTGTTCGACCAAGATGGCGGACGCCGCTGGAAAAGAACAACTATATTTTCGCAAATAAGCATGTTACGATTCTGGAAATTGTTGGAATATGTTAGTTTTGTGTTTGTGAAGTTTTGAACACTAATGTTAGAAAATATTTCACGAAGCTAACTGACGATGTctatggcaagccgttttaacttttattcattCGTAGGATATGAATttgtgatatcaacaattcaattttcactagttaaaattgtaattcttgatatcagatattacatttctactagtaacaatggcaattcttgatatcagcaatttaattcttgatatcaacaattacattcccactagtaacaatgttaattcttgatatcagcaatttaattcttgatatcaacaattacattcccactagtaacaatgttaattcttgatatcagcaatttaattcttgatatcaagaattcaattcttgatatcaagaattcaattcttgatatcaacaattcaattcttgatatcaacaattcaattcttgatatcaacaattaagttattgatatctgtaattgtattttcactagTGAAATGTCGCCATAGGTtgccattcaaattcaattgttgatatcaagaattacattttcactagtaacaatgttaattgttgatatcaagaattgaattgttgatatcaagaattgaattgttgatatcaagaattgaattgttgatatcaagaattgaattcttgatatcaagaattacatttccactagtaacaatgttaattcttgatatcaacaattcaattcttgatatcaacaattcaattcttgatatcaacaattcaattcttgatatcaacaatcgagttcttgatatcaagaattcaattgttactagttaaaattttaattcttgatatcaagaattcgaTTGTCACTAGTGACAATTTAAATTTCTGATATCATGAATGGGATTGTTACTAGTAAGAAAGCCATTTTAGATATCTGAAATGATATTGATATCAGAAATACAATTTCAGATAACagaaattaacattgttactagtgacaatcgaattattgatatcaagaattaacattttaactagtaacaattgaattcttgatatcaagaactcgattgttgatatcaataatttaactcttgatatcaagaattaaatagctgatatcaacaattaacattgttactagtggaaatgtaattcttaatatcaagaattgaatttgaatggcaGCCTATGGTGATATTTCACttgtgaaaatacaattacatatatcaagaattgaattgttgatatcaagaattgaattgttgatatgaagaattaaattgttgatatgaagaattaccattgttactagtggaaatgtaattgttgatagCAAGAATTACCATTGTTACTAGTAGAAATGTAAtatctgatatcaagaattacaattttaactagtgaaaattgaattgttgatatcaagaacacaattaataaaagttaaaacggcttgccatagATGTCTCCCGACTGCTTCGAGAGAGTCTGTCTATCATTCATATATACATCTGATCTAGGAAGTTTTGTTAATATTCAGGATGTGTGTTCCGGCAATCATGAACACGTATAACCTGGGCTTATTGAGAGTTCaatcatattttaataataatcacaCTGCGCGTGATGTAGGTGAGCATTCCCATTTCATAGGGAAAGATTTGGAACCCCCAGCACCCAGCACAAATTATGAGATCCTAAAGTTATAATTGATTAAAAAAGCACCTTAAATCCTTTCTTTAACAGGCTGGCAAGTCTTGGTTGTATTTCTGGAAAGAGAATCCTAGACAAGAAATAAAGAGTAAAAATATCACATGAGAGACAACAAAGAGCTCTACATAGATTTCAGTCAAACTTACCTCCAGTCATCTGGACTCGTTGGAAATACTTTCCCAGACTTTGTGGTGATAATACAGCCATCAATGTCAAAGCCTGCAATCTAAATTACACAAAAGTAGCATTAAACATCACATATAAATGCAACAGCAACTTATAcacttcatttaaaaatgaactTTGACTAACTTTGGAGCTATCTGAAACTCCTGCAGCAGTAAAGAGCATGAGACTTCCGATCTGTTGCCAGTGACTCTGAGAGCAAGTTGAAGATTGAGCATTGGGTGTTGTTGATGGTGAGTTTGGTGTGACCTTGCTTTCTTTCTGGGCTAATGCTTGTAACTGCTTAAGCTTCTCCTCGGCTGAGGTctcctcctcatcatcatcatcatcaccacgcCCTCGTTTTCTGTGAGGTGGATCATCTTCTGGGCTGTGTGCACGTTTTCTTACCTAGATAACAGAAGTCGAAGAAAGCAAGGATTTAATTTGGATTTAGCTCGAatagcaaaaaaaatgtaactttatgtttttaattttatgaCAAATGTATCCATATGGTTCTTAAACTTTCCTTTAGAGtattttcatgcacaaataCAATGTCATTATTATAAATGTTTcagattagctgaccaatcagagcttttca
This sequence is a window from Misgurnus anguillicaudatus chromosome 24, ASM2758022v2, whole genome shotgun sequence. Protein-coding genes within it:
- the pnkp gene encoding bifunctional polynucleotide phosphatase/kinase isoform X1; protein product: MEMQCTLVNDVSGDRVELGDGRALIFGRGPEFKITDKKCSRHQVKLVANYAKQEVLVTQPVFPQLGPNPSSIDGQCLGRGQSACLTSGCKLFLVNQSHPFTVEFAGISDDNSQSPKGKGRAVDVNIDTVETMETRRSGPRKNIQDYFTQSQKKVRKRAHSPEDDPPHRKRGRGDDDDDEEETSAEEKLKQLQALAQKESKVTPNSPSTTPNAQSSTCSQSHWQQIGSLMLFTAAGVSDSSKIAGFDIDGCIITTKSGKVFPTSPDDWRILFPEIQPRLASLLKKGFKVVFFTNQMGIARGKLKPEVFKSKVEDILQTLQLPVQVFVATAPGIYRKPVVGMWEHLCEKANGGITIDVSQSLYVGDAAGRPANWAPGKKKKDFSCSDRLFALNIGLQFHTPEEFFLGWKPAPFNMPTFDPRKLDSNMRLYDPPEASLTSTKQEVIVAVGFPGSGKSTFFQTHVIPKGYVYVNRDTLGSWQQCVSACERALKEGKSVAVDNTNPDLESRKRYIDVSRKAGVPCRCFNFTATLEQAKHNNRFREMAPSTTKHVHVNDMVIHSYKNKFVPPSLSEGFSEILQINFVPSFSDKRSEFLFMLFSEG
- the pnkp gene encoding bifunctional polynucleotide phosphatase/kinase isoform X2; amino-acid sequence: MEMQCTLVNDVSGDRVELGDGRALIFGRGPEFKITDKKCSRHQVKLVANYAKQEVLVTQLGPNPSSIDGQCLGRGQSACLTSGCKLFLVNQSHPFTVEFAGISDDNSQSPKGKGRAVDVNIDTVETMETRRSGPRKNIQDYFTQSQKKVRKRAHSPEDDPPHRKRGRGDDDDDEEETSAEEKLKQLQALAQKESKVTPNSPSTTPNAQSSTCSQSHWQQIGSLMLFTAAGVSDSSKIAGFDIDGCIITTKSGKVFPTSPDDWRILFPEIQPRLASLLKKGFKVVFFTNQMGIARGKLKPEVFKSKVEDILQTLQLPVQVFVATAPGIYRKPVVGMWEHLCEKANGGITIDVSQSLYVGDAAGRPANWAPGKKKKDFSCSDRLFALNIGLQFHTPEEFFLGWKPAPFNMPTFDPRKLDSNMRLYDPPEASLTSTKQEVIVAVGFPGSGKSTFFQTHVIPKGYVYVNRDTLGSWQQCVSACERALKEGKSVAVDNTNPDLESRKRYIDVSRKAGVPCRCFNFTATLEQAKHNNRFREMAPSTTKHVHVNDMVIHSYKNKFVPPSLSEGFSEILQINFVPSFSDKRSEFLFMLFSEG